In Mycolicibacterium phocaicum, one DNA window encodes the following:
- a CDS encoding cysteine hydrolase family protein yields the protein MPKQPLIVGNPVLVVVDMQESGDMPAEVVGIEHMAGYDGRIARAQRLIAAARAARIPIVFFQEVHRPNGIDFGRELDGAEGEHCVDGRPGTPLHPALLPELDGPNNEFHIVKRRYSGFIGTDFEIVLSGLRASTLILIGGLTDVCVHYTFADAHQRDFYVRVVTDCVGGSSTYRHDAALDAMEYLQAGAMRTTDEIIAAFSDLCPPELSNPALEGAAR from the coding sequence GTGCCGAAACAGCCGCTCATCGTAGGTAATCCCGTCCTGGTCGTCGTCGACATGCAGGAGTCCGGCGACATGCCGGCCGAGGTGGTCGGCATCGAGCACATGGCCGGTTACGACGGCCGGATCGCCCGGGCTCAGCGCCTGATCGCCGCCGCCCGCGCCGCGCGGATCCCGATCGTGTTCTTCCAGGAAGTGCACCGCCCCAACGGCATCGACTTCGGCCGCGAGCTCGACGGCGCCGAGGGAGAGCACTGTGTGGACGGCCGGCCGGGCACACCGCTGCATCCGGCGCTGCTGCCCGAACTCGACGGCCCCAACAACGAATTCCACATCGTCAAACGCCGCTATTCCGGTTTCATCGGAACGGATTTCGAGATCGTCCTGTCGGGCCTGCGGGCGTCGACGCTCATCCTCATCGGCGGGCTCACCGACGTCTGCGTGCACTACACCTTCGCCGATGCGCACCAGCGGGACTTCTACGTCCGCGTCGTGACTGATTGTGTCGGCGGCTCGTCGACGTATCGCCACGACGCCGCCCTGGATGCCATGGAGTACCTGCAGGCCGGTGCCATGCGCACGACCGACGAGATCATCGCCGCCTTTTCCGATCTGTGTCCGCCCGAACTGTCCAACCCCGCCCTCGAAGGAGCTGCCCGATGA
- a CDS encoding ABC transporter substrate-binding protein, whose protein sequence is MKSHKVPGRARSGWRIAAASAAVMLTLSGCGGSNSGGGTPNAAPTDKVLHLSFLQDPGQPPDPDIYYAGQGLLLTTNTYEGLLQYKAGVDKAVLEPLLATSWTASPDNKVFTFKLREGVKFHDGTPFTSPAVKASFDRRVAVNQGPAYMVKDVESVTTQGDYGVTITLKAPNSAFLDYLACPYGPRMLSPEGLKKNAGADNAQGYLTTHDLGTGPFVLTDAQVGSHYALAAFPEYWGTKPYFEKVELPVITDVSAQQLQFNNGQVAAILHDLPSSAVQSYLNNKSFTNYSLPTMMSNYAYINPRKGMMTDAKNRTAVMQAIDIDELVKQTYFGRGKKAEQIYPPNMMAAEYGKQSVPHDASALSAIAGKLPADQKTVTIGYDSSNPDNQLIGNLIQTQLAAAGLTAKVQAYPTSEIYGWVGTDGQAAPEIMTYLGWPDAPSPYTWGHISWDADGGLNFFGCSAPPVTAALAAGLPTDSEADFSTAGVEAVKTGCWLNIADVNDFMVAQPWLKGVEQAHVVTNPNSLRLNALSVG, encoded by the coding sequence ATGAAGAGCCACAAGGTCCCCGGTCGTGCCCGTAGCGGCTGGCGGATCGCCGCGGCCAGTGCCGCCGTGATGCTGACGCTGAGCGGTTGCGGCGGTTCGAATTCCGGCGGCGGCACCCCCAATGCCGCGCCCACCGACAAGGTTCTGCACCTGTCGTTCCTGCAGGACCCGGGGCAGCCGCCGGACCCTGACATCTACTACGCGGGCCAAGGTCTGTTGCTGACGACCAACACCTACGAAGGTCTGCTGCAGTACAAGGCCGGTGTCGACAAGGCCGTCCTGGAACCGCTACTGGCCACGAGCTGGACGGCATCGCCGGACAACAAGGTGTTCACGTTCAAGCTCCGTGAGGGCGTCAAGTTCCATGACGGCACACCGTTCACGTCGCCGGCGGTCAAGGCGTCGTTCGATCGCCGGGTGGCCGTCAACCAGGGCCCGGCCTACATGGTCAAGGACGTGGAATCGGTCACGACGCAAGGGGATTACGGCGTCACCATCACGCTGAAGGCACCCAACTCGGCGTTCCTCGATTACCTCGCATGTCCGTACGGTCCCCGCATGCTCAGCCCCGAAGGCCTGAAGAAGAACGCCGGCGCCGACAACGCGCAGGGTTACCTGACCACTCACGATCTGGGCACCGGTCCATTCGTGCTGACCGACGCCCAGGTGGGCTCGCACTACGCGCTGGCCGCCTTCCCCGAGTACTGGGGCACCAAGCCGTATTTCGAGAAGGTTGAGCTTCCGGTCATCACCGACGTATCGGCGCAGCAGCTGCAGTTCAACAACGGCCAAGTGGCCGCGATCCTGCACGACCTGCCGTCCTCGGCGGTCCAGTCCTATCTGAACAACAAGTCGTTCACCAACTACTCACTGCCGACCATGATGTCGAACTACGCGTACATCAACCCGCGCAAGGGCATGATGACCGACGCCAAGAACCGGACCGCGGTGATGCAGGCGATCGACATCGACGAACTGGTGAAGCAGACGTACTTCGGGCGCGGCAAGAAGGCCGAGCAGATTTACCCGCCGAACATGATGGCCGCCGAATACGGCAAGCAATCGGTCCCGCATGATGCGTCGGCGCTGTCCGCCATCGCCGGCAAGCTGCCCGCCGATCAGAAGACCGTGACCATCGGCTATGACTCGAGCAACCCCGATAACCAGTTGATCGGCAACCTGATTCAGACTCAGCTGGCCGCGGCGGGCCTGACCGCCAAGGTGCAGGCGTACCCCACGTCGGAGATCTACGGCTGGGTCGGCACCGACGGGCAGGCCGCGCCGGAGATCATGACGTATCTCGGCTGGCCCGATGCGCCGTCGCCGTACACCTGGGGCCACATCTCCTGGGATGCAGACGGCGGACTCAACTTCTTCGGGTGCTCGGCGCCGCCGGTCACAGCGGCACTGGCCGCGGGACTGCCGACCGATTCGGAGGCCGATTTCTCCACGGCCGGTGTGGAAGCGGTCAAGACCGGATGCTGGCTCAACATCGCCGACGTGAACGACTTCATGGTGGCCCAGCCGTGGCTCAAGGGCGTCGAACAGGCACACGTGGTCACCAACCCAAATTCGCTGCGCCTGAACGCCCTTTCGGTCGGCTGA
- a CDS encoding N-acyl homoserine lactonase family protein, whose product MATLVGEPGVRRIILLTLGWEELPKSVSVYGAPPEERMREPVPGVLLQTDGGWVLLDTGFNTALVRDPALYRRFFPTVEYRPVLPGPGEPIEQRLAEVGVDFDEIHTVAVSHLHHDHAGGLKLFAGKVPVHAQRRELEYGLSNHPEPERNAINRIDFDDPNIEWQLADGEAEIAPGITAVPTYGHTPGHQSFVVELDQSVGGDGFVFAFDAADLTENIEHELAIGGFIDVDPQDTIEPIRRLKKLAVDRGFQLIPGHDPHVWPELTQHFHHRFGAP is encoded by the coding sequence ATGGCCACTCTGGTCGGCGAGCCCGGGGTCCGGCGGATCATTCTGCTGACCCTGGGCTGGGAGGAGCTGCCGAAGTCGGTGTCGGTGTACGGCGCACCGCCCGAGGAGCGCATGCGGGAACCGGTGCCGGGCGTGCTGCTGCAGACCGACGGTGGTTGGGTGTTGCTCGACACCGGATTCAACACCGCGCTCGTGCGCGACCCGGCGCTCTACCGGCGGTTCTTCCCGACCGTCGAGTACCGCCCGGTGCTGCCCGGACCGGGCGAGCCGATCGAGCAGCGACTGGCGGAGGTCGGGGTGGATTTCGATGAGATCCACACCGTCGCCGTCAGTCATCTGCATCACGACCATGCCGGCGGGCTCAAGCTGTTCGCCGGCAAGGTCCCGGTGCACGCGCAGCGTCGTGAACTCGAGTACGGACTGTCGAATCACCCTGAACCCGAACGCAATGCGATCAATCGTATCGACTTCGACGATCCGAACATCGAATGGCAGCTGGCCGACGGGGAAGCCGAGATCGCCCCGGGTATCACCGCGGTGCCGACCTACGGGCACACGCCGGGGCACCAGAGCTTCGTCGTCGAACTCGACCAGTCCGTGGGCGGTGACGGCTTCGTGTTCGCGTTCGACGCTGCCGACCTCACGGAGAACATCGAGCACGAGCTCGCCATCGGCGGGTTCATCGACGTCGACCCGCAGGACACCATCGAGCCGATCCGCCGACTCAAGAAATTGGCTGTCGACAGGGGGTTTCAGCTGATTCCCGGCCATGACCCGCATGTGTGGCCCGAGCTCACCCAGCATTTTCACCACAGGTTCGGTGCGCCGTGA
- the allB gene encoding allantoinase AllB produces MECVLRADRVLVDGHQVPAAVGIDGGRIAFVGEVDADCAAVEDLRLPESVVLLPGFVDTHVHINDPGTDWEGFETATAAAVAAGITTVVDMPLDCDPVTTSVAALDTKKAAAEGNCHVDVGYWAGVVPDNLDRLADLARAGVRGFKCFLADSGNPNFPHLSPPQFRDAMACVAELGSVLLVHAESNRVIDAGPLPSGREYRSFLASRPDAAEDDAAALVIDAAAATGARAHIVHVSSATVLVRLAEAKRAGIPVTAETCPHYLTFAAEAVPDGGTEFACCPPVRDGANRELLWSALHDGTLDLVVSDHSPCAPQLKGDGDFGRAFGGISSLQLSPRAVWTQAAVRGFGLADLSRWMSERPAALAGYPDRGRIAVGLRADLCAFDPGALDTVRATTLRHRHPVSPYEGVALRGSVLQTWVAGVPALVGEPA; encoded by the coding sequence ATGGAGTGCGTACTGCGCGCCGACCGGGTGCTCGTCGACGGTCACCAGGTCCCGGCCGCCGTCGGGATCGACGGTGGCCGCATCGCATTCGTCGGCGAGGTCGACGCCGATTGCGCTGCGGTGGAAGACCTCCGGTTGCCCGAATCGGTGGTACTGCTGCCGGGTTTCGTCGACACGCATGTCCACATCAACGACCCGGGTACCGACTGGGAGGGGTTCGAGACCGCCACCGCGGCGGCGGTCGCGGCGGGCATCACCACGGTGGTGGACATGCCACTGGACTGCGACCCGGTGACCACGAGCGTCGCGGCGCTCGACACCAAAAAGGCCGCGGCAGAGGGTAATTGCCACGTCGACGTCGGCTACTGGGCCGGGGTGGTGCCCGATAACCTGGACCGCCTGGCCGATCTGGCGCGGGCCGGGGTGCGCGGCTTCAAGTGTTTTCTCGCGGACTCGGGCAACCCGAATTTTCCGCACCTGAGCCCGCCGCAATTCCGGGACGCCATGGCGTGCGTCGCCGAACTGGGGTCGGTGCTGCTGGTCCATGCCGAAAGTAACCGGGTGATCGATGCCGGGCCACTGCCGTCCGGCCGGGAATACCGGTCGTTCCTGGCGTCGCGACCCGACGCCGCCGAAGACGACGCCGCGGCCTTGGTGATCGACGCCGCGGCGGCGACCGGGGCCCGGGCACACATCGTGCACGTCTCCAGCGCCACGGTGCTGGTCAGGTTGGCCGAGGCCAAGCGCGCCGGGATTCCGGTGACGGCCGAAACCTGCCCGCATTACCTGACATTCGCCGCCGAGGCGGTGCCGGACGGCGGCACCGAATTCGCCTGCTGCCCACCCGTGCGGGACGGTGCCAACCGCGAACTGCTGTGGTCCGCGCTGCACGACGGCACCCTGGACCTGGTGGTGTCCGACCATTCGCCATGCGCGCCGCAGCTCAAGGGCGACGGGGATTTCGGGCGGGCATTCGGCGGGATCAGCTCCTTGCAGCTCAGCCCGCGCGCGGTGTGGACGCAGGCCGCCGTACGTGGCTTCGGGCTGGCCGATCTCAGCCGGTGGATGTCGGAACGCCCCGCCGCACTGGCCGGTTACCCCGATCGAGGGCGGATCGCGGTGGGGCTGCGGGCCGACCTATGTGCCTTCGATCCTGGTGCCCTCGACACCGTCCGGGCGACGACGCTGCGGCACCGGCATCCGGTCAGCCCGTATGAGGGTGTCGCGCTGCGCGGTTCGGTACTGCAGACCTGGGTCGCCGGCGTGCCGGCGTTGGTGGGGGAGCCGGCATGA
- a CDS encoding aspartate/glutamate racemase family protein: protein MRILVLNPNTSAAMTAEIAAAARSVAHADTEIVCTSPYFGAAAIDSSAESYLSAVGVMDVVARLTRAGDFDFDAVVLAGFGEHGRDALAEMLTVPVFDIAECAAHVAHLIGRRFSVITTLARSIPPIEDRLLLAGLNAHCASVRACGLSTADVDADPAGAVQAIVDEAARAVSADGADVICLGCAGMAGVTAAISAKLGVPAVDGVSAAVALAQAVVGLGLSTSKAGVFAPGPDNPRSHWPLSEALGL, encoded by the coding sequence ATGAGAATCCTGGTGCTCAACCCGAACACCTCGGCCGCGATGACCGCCGAGATTGCGGCCGCCGCGCGCTCTGTGGCGCATGCGGACACCGAGATCGTCTGCACGTCGCCGTATTTCGGGGCGGCAGCCATCGACTCGTCCGCCGAGAGCTACCTGTCCGCGGTCGGGGTGATGGACGTCGTGGCCCGGCTGACCCGGGCCGGTGACTTCGACTTCGATGCCGTCGTGCTCGCCGGATTCGGTGAACACGGCCGCGATGCCCTCGCCGAGATGCTGACGGTGCCGGTGTTCGACATCGCCGAATGCGCCGCGCACGTCGCGCATCTGATCGGCCGGCGGTTCTCGGTGATCACCACCCTCGCCCGGTCGATCCCGCCGATCGAGGACCGGCTGCTGCTGGCCGGCCTGAACGCGCACTGCGCCTCGGTCCGCGCCTGCGGCCTGAGCACGGCGGACGTGGACGCCGACCCCGCCGGCGCCGTACAGGCGATCGTCGACGAAGCGGCGCGCGCCGTCAGCGCGGACGGCGCCGACGTGATCTGCCTGGGGTGCGCCGGGATGGCGGGAGTGACGGCGGCGATCTCGGCCAAACTCGGGGTGCCCGCGGTCGACGGGGTGTCCGCCGCCGTGGCCCTCGCGCAGGCTGTCGTCGGGCTGGGGCTGTCCACCAGCAAGGCCGGCGTGTTCGCGCCGGGCCCGGACAATCCACGCAGCCACTGGCCGCTGTCGGAAGCGCTGGGCCTATGA
- the alc gene encoding allantoicase, whose amino-acid sequence MTDIDLASRRVGGSVVAASDESFGFKERLVDPAEPAFVPGTFDLRGEVVDGWETRRHAGRAGDWAIIRLGTPGRLHAVDVDTRFFSGNHPSACAVDACSLERADDPTDPAVTWTEIVESTVLKADSHNLLAVRDRRRWTHLRLRLRSDGGVARLRAYGEVVPHPASWSDITVEVSGLENGGRVEWCSDSFYSSATSLILPNRPHNMGDGWEARRRRDVGPDTHDAVIISFAVPADLRRIEVDTSYFVFNASLEVSVLGSRGRPDREHGWGMVAFDIPVLPRTRLLADARQVFPVDVPDVAALRVQAYPDGGLARVRAVGVPTTDGLRTLQCRWEESS is encoded by the coding sequence ATGACCGACATCGATCTCGCCTCACGCCGCGTCGGCGGCAGTGTGGTGGCGGCCAGTGACGAATCGTTCGGATTCAAGGAGCGGCTCGTCGACCCGGCCGAACCCGCTTTCGTACCCGGCACTTTCGACCTGCGCGGCGAAGTGGTCGACGGCTGGGAGACCCGCCGCCACGCCGGCCGCGCCGGCGACTGGGCGATCATCCGGCTGGGGACACCCGGCCGGCTGCACGCCGTCGACGTGGACACCCGGTTCTTCTCGGGTAATCACCCGAGCGCCTGCGCGGTGGACGCCTGCAGTCTGGAGCGCGCCGACGATCCGACCGACCCGGCCGTCACGTGGACAGAGATCGTGGAATCGACTGTGCTCAAGGCTGATTCGCATAATCTGTTGGCCGTCCGGGATCGCCGGCGGTGGACGCATCTGCGGTTGCGGCTGCGGTCCGACGGCGGCGTCGCCCGGCTGCGGGCGTACGGCGAGGTGGTGCCGCACCCCGCGTCTTGGAGCGATATCACCGTCGAGGTGTCCGGCCTGGAGAACGGCGGCCGCGTCGAATGGTGCAGCGACAGCTTCTATTCCAGTGCCACGTCGCTGATCCTGCCGAACCGGCCGCACAACATGGGCGACGGGTGGGAGGCGCGCCGGCGCCGTGACGTCGGACCGGACACCCATGACGCGGTGATCATCTCGTTCGCCGTTCCCGCCGACCTGCGCCGGATCGAGGTCGACACCTCGTACTTCGTGTTCAATGCCAGCCTCGAGGTTTCGGTGCTGGGCAGTCGCGGCCGTCCCGATCGCGAACATGGTTGGGGGATGGTCGCTTTCGATATCCCCGTGTTGCCCCGAACGCGACTGCTCGCCGATGCGCGCCAGGTGTTCCCGGTCGACGTGCCCGATGTGGCGGCCCTGCGCGTGCAGGCCTACCCGGACGGCGGGCTTGCCCGGGTGCGGGCCGTGGGGGTGCCCACCACCGACGGGCTACGGACGCTGCAGTGCCGATGGGAGGAATCGTCATGA
- a CDS encoding isopenicillin N synthase family dioxygenase, producing MSGVTSFTSVPIIDISGLSSPERAERDRVATEIGRAAADVGFFYISGTGIDESLFDAMLAAVKEYFALPVEEKMRDYIGLSRCHRGYVPVGEEGLEGTVPDLKEAFDTALDLPADDPDHLAGNPMLGPNTWPDLPGFASAVTAYYQAVLAVGQRLLWAFAVALGEDPEVFSRHATKTPSQLRLIHYPYNPDAHDSVGIGAHTDYECFTLLKPTAPGLEVLNGAGEWIDVPPVDGTFVVNVGDLLELWTNGAFVATSHRVRKVAEERYSFPLFFNVDYHTEVKPLPQFASPDAKLRPVLRAGEHLFAQTAQTFAYLRQRIESGELVLPDGSLELGQFGQQALQGVE from the coding sequence ATGAGTGGCGTAACGTCATTCACGTCGGTGCCGATCATCGACATCAGCGGATTGTCGTCACCCGAACGCGCCGAGCGGGACCGCGTGGCCACCGAGATCGGCCGGGCGGCGGCCGATGTCGGTTTCTTCTACATCAGCGGCACCGGCATCGACGAGTCGTTGTTCGACGCGATGCTGGCAGCGGTGAAGGAGTACTTCGCGCTGCCGGTCGAGGAAAAGATGCGGGACTACATCGGGCTGTCCCGCTGTCACCGCGGGTATGTGCCGGTCGGCGAGGAGGGTCTGGAGGGCACCGTCCCGGACCTGAAGGAGGCGTTCGACACCGCGCTGGATCTGCCGGCCGACGATCCGGACCATCTGGCCGGCAATCCCATGCTGGGCCCCAACACCTGGCCGGACCTACCCGGGTTCGCCAGTGCGGTGACCGCCTACTACCAGGCGGTGCTGGCCGTGGGGCAGCGGCTGCTGTGGGCGTTCGCCGTCGCCCTCGGCGAGGACCCCGAAGTGTTCTCCCGGCACGCCACCAAGACGCCGAGCCAGCTGCGGCTCATCCACTATCCGTACAACCCCGACGCGCACGACAGCGTCGGGATCGGCGCGCACACCGACTACGAATGCTTCACGCTGCTCAAGCCGACGGCCCCCGGCCTCGAGGTGCTCAACGGGGCGGGCGAGTGGATCGACGTGCCACCGGTCGACGGGACGTTCGTCGTCAACGTGGGGGACCTGCTGGAGCTGTGGACCAACGGCGCTTTCGTCGCCACGAGCCACCGGGTCCGCAAGGTCGCCGAGGAGCGGTATTCGTTCCCGCTGTTCTTCAACGTCGACTACCACACCGAGGTGAAACCGCTCCCACAGTTCGCGTCACCAGATGCCAAGCTGCGCCCGGTCCTCCGGGCGGGCGAGCACCTGTTCGCGCAGACCGCACAGACCTTTGCCTATCTGCGGCAGCGCATCGAGTCGGGTGAGCTGGTGCTGCCCGACGGCTCGTTGGAGCTGGGACAGTTCGGCCAGCAGGCGTTGCAAGGTGTCGAGTGA
- a CDS encoding iron-siderophore ABC transporter substrate-binding protein produces MQFPTPRTRLSSASAAVLTALCATAATVLTGCSGHTSDPPTANNAPITSTTRIATAGVLGNQRRPDDSCAPNPAALEEGPPTRSVHHAAGDTDVKADPQRIVVLSGTALDALCALGLQSRVVAAATPTDASGQTSYLGTVIHNVPAAGTRSAPDMAAVKAANPDLIIGSQVSSTSDTYGALSAIAPTVLTGPSGAAWEDDLRMVGAATGRGAAAGALVDGFNADATRVGGQNDASHFQVSVVQLTEGTMRIFGANNFPGSVLARIGADRPAPQRFTDKPYREIDISKLTPGTDFSTADGDIVYLSFESPAAKAKAAGLLDSPAWKKLAATRDNRVFVVNNEVWQTGQGIVAARGMLDDLHWLNAPIN; encoded by the coding sequence GTGCAGTTTCCGACTCCCCGTACCCGGCTGTCCAGCGCAAGCGCGGCGGTTCTCACCGCGCTGTGTGCGACGGCCGCGACCGTCCTGACGGGCTGTTCGGGACACACCAGCGACCCGCCCACGGCGAACAACGCGCCCATCACCAGCACCACCCGTATCGCGACCGCGGGCGTGCTGGGCAACCAGCGCCGGCCCGACGACTCCTGCGCGCCAAACCCGGCGGCACTCGAGGAGGGCCCGCCCACCCGTTCGGTGCACCACGCCGCCGGCGACACCGACGTCAAGGCCGACCCCCAGCGCATCGTCGTGCTGTCGGGCACGGCGCTCGACGCACTGTGCGCGCTGGGCCTGCAGTCCCGTGTCGTCGCCGCGGCGACCCCGACGGATGCGTCGGGCCAGACGTCATACCTGGGCACCGTCATCCACAACGTGCCGGCGGCCGGCACCCGCAGCGCACCCGACATGGCGGCGGTCAAGGCCGCCAACCCCGACCTGATCATCGGCTCGCAGGTGTCGTCCACGTCGGACACCTACGGCGCGCTGTCGGCCATCGCACCGACGGTCCTCACCGGTCCGTCCGGCGCGGCCTGGGAGGACGATCTGCGGATGGTCGGTGCGGCTACCGGGCGGGGCGCCGCCGCGGGCGCACTGGTGGACGGGTTCAACGCCGACGCCACCAGGGTCGGCGGGCAGAACGACGCCTCGCACTTCCAGGTGTCGGTCGTGCAGCTGACCGAGGGCACCATGCGAATCTTCGGCGCCAATAACTTCCCCGGCAGCGTGCTGGCCCGGATCGGCGCGGATCGCCCTGCGCCGCAACGGTTCACCGACAAGCCGTACCGCGAGATCGACATCTCGAAGCTGACACCCGGCACCGATTTCTCGACTGCCGACGGCGACATCGTCTACCTGTCGTTCGAGTCACCGGCGGCCAAGGCCAAGGCCGCCGGGTTGCTCGACAGCCCGGCCTGGAAGAAGCTCGCCGCCACCCGCGACAACCGGGTGTTCGTGGTGAACAACGAGGTGTGGCAGACCGGCCAGGGCATCGTGGCCGCGCGGGGCATGCTCGACGACCTGCACTGGCTCAACGCGCCCATCAACTGA
- the ctaD gene encoding aa3-type cytochrome oxidase subunit I — MVAEAPPIGELEARRPFPERMGPKGNLIYKLVTTTDHKLIGIMYCVVCFVFFFIGGLMALFMRTELAMPGLQFLSNEQFNQLFTMHGTVMLLFYATPIVFGFANLVLPLQIGAPDVAFPRLNAFSFWLFLFGAMIAIAGFITPGGAADFGWTAYSPLTDAIHSPGAGGDLWIVGLAVGGLGTILGAVNMVTTVVCMRCPGMTMFRMPIFTWNILVTSILVLLAFPLLTAALFGLAADRHLGAHIYDPANGGVLLWQHLFWFFGHPEVYIIALPFFGIVSEIFPVFSRKPIFGYTTLIYATLGIAALSVAVWAHHMYATGAVLLPFFSFMTFLIAVPTGIKFFNWIGTMWKGQLTFETPMLFSVGFLITFLLGGLSGVLLASPPLDFHVTDSYFVIAHFHYVLFGTIVFATYAGIYFWFPKMTGRLLDERLGKLHFWLTFIGFHTTFLVQHWVGDEGMPRRYADYLPTDGFTTLNVISTIGAFILGLSTLPFVWNVFKSWRYGEPVVVDDPWGYGNSLEWATSCPPPRHNFTELPRIRSERPAFELHYPHMVERMRAEAHIGRSHH; from the coding sequence TTGGTAGCCGAAGCGCCCCCAATCGGAGAACTCGAGGCTCGTCGCCCGTTCCCGGAGCGTATGGGCCCCAAGGGCAACCTGATCTACAAGCTGGTGACCACCACCGATCACAAGCTGATCGGCATCATGTACTGCGTCGTCTGCTTCGTGTTCTTCTTCATCGGTGGCCTGATGGCGCTGTTCATGCGCACCGAGCTGGCCATGCCGGGACTGCAGTTCCTGAGCAACGAGCAGTTCAACCAGCTGTTCACCATGCACGGCACCGTGATGCTGCTGTTCTACGCCACCCCGATCGTGTTCGGCTTCGCGAACCTGGTGCTGCCGCTGCAGATCGGCGCTCCGGACGTCGCGTTCCCGCGGCTGAACGCCTTCTCGTTCTGGCTGTTCCTGTTCGGCGCCATGATCGCCATCGCCGGCTTCATCACCCCCGGTGGTGCCGCTGACTTCGGCTGGACCGCCTACTCGCCGCTGACCGACGCGATCCACTCGCCCGGCGCCGGTGGCGACCTGTGGATCGTCGGCCTGGCCGTCGGTGGTCTGGGCACCATCCTGGGTGCCGTCAACATGGTCACCACCGTGGTCTGCATGCGCTGCCCGGGTATGACGATGTTCCGCATGCCGATCTTCACCTGGAACATCCTGGTGACCTCGATCCTGGTGCTGCTGGCCTTCCCGCTGCTGACCGCCGCGCTGTTCGGCCTGGCCGCCGACCGCCACCTGGGCGCCCACATCTACGACCCCGCCAACGGTGGCGTCCTGCTGTGGCAGCACCTGTTCTGGTTCTTCGGCCACCCCGAGGTGTACATCATCGCGCTGCCGTTCTTCGGCATCGTCTCGGAGATCTTCCCGGTGTTCAGCCGCAAGCCGATCTTCGGTTACACCACCCTGATCTACGCGACGCTCGGTATCGCCGCGCTGTCGGTCGCGGTGTGGGCGCACCACATGTACGCCACCGGCGCTGTCCTGCTGCCGTTCTTCTCGTTCATGACGTTCCTGATCGCGGTCCCGACCGGTATCAAGTTCTTCAACTGGATCGGCACCATGTGGAAGGGGCAGTTGACCTTCGAGACGCCCATGCTGTTCTCGGTGGGCTTCCTGATCACCTTCCTCCTCGGTGGCCTGTCGGGCGTGCTGCTGGCCAGCCCGCCGCTGGACTTCCACGTGACGGACAGCTACTTCGTCATCGCGCACTTCCACTACGTGCTCTTCGGCACCATCGTGTTCGCCACCTACGCGGGCATCTACTTCTGGTTCCCGAAGATGACGGGCCGGCTGCTCGACGAGCGCCTGGGCAAGCTGCACTTCTGGCTGACCTTCATCGGCTTCCACACCACCTTCCTGGTCCAGCACTGGGTCGGTGACGAGGGCATGCCGCGTCGTTACGCCGACTACTTGCCCACCGACGGCTTCACCACGCTGAACGTGATCTCGACCATCGGTGCCTTCATCCTGGGCCTGTCCACGCTGCCGTTCGTGTGGAACGTGTTCAAGAGCTGGCGTTACGGCGAGCCCGTCGTGGTCGACGACCCGTGGGGTTACGGCAACTCGCTGGAGTGGGCCACCAGCTGCCCACCGCCGCGGCACAACTTCACCGAGCTGCCCCGGATCCGTTCGGAGCGCCCGGCGTTCGAGCTGCACTACCCGCACATGGTCGAGCGGATGCGCGCCGAAGCGCACATCGGTCGATCGCACCACTAG